The following proteins come from a genomic window of Trifolium pratense cultivar HEN17-A07 linkage group LG4, ARS_RC_1.1, whole genome shotgun sequence:
- the LOC123922622 gene encoding uncharacterized protein LOC123922622, with product MKIISLNLRGWGSSAKRRRLSKLLTTGTFDLCLLQETKRAYFDDFMIQNLWGHKDVEWVAKESDGISGGLLIIWNAGLFKVNYCFTGDSFLGLCVEWKEGTLYIINVYSPCNFSGKRKLWSDLVEFKMNNVQGDWCLGGDFNAVMKVGERKGNSSLSRQTKRFEFCQFVEAMDLIDVPVAGKKFSWFSADGKAMSRLDRFLLSDKFIEKGEVSGQWIGNRDISDQCPIWLLCSNLNWGPKPFKLNNCWLEHAEFKPFVAKIWEKLNIKGKKAFVIKEKLKRLKEELRGWNKEVFGMLDLNIENTVKDLNEAEGIIDSNGVNSVTTNKAAINKKIWDQLYFKESLIKQKSRLKWVREGDSNSRFFHTSLKSRRRRNQLSFLKRGNEWIQGVENIKMEVKNYFVQNFTEDWHHRPFVHGIDFNVLSADDNDVLLQPFSEEDVREVIWSCDGNKSPGPDGFNFNFLKECWATVKVDVMEFLNEFYHNAVLPKAITASFLALIPKKDHP from the coding sequence AGTGCCAAACGCCGTCGTTTAAGTAAGCTTCTCACTACAGGTACGTTTGATTTATGCTTGTTACAAGAGACCAAACGGGCATATTTCGATGATTTTATGATTCAAAATTTGTGGGGTCATAAGGATGTAGAATGGGTGGCGAAAGAGTCTGATGGTATTTCGGGGGGTTTGTTGATTATATGGAATGCAGGATtgtttaaagttaattattgcTTTACTGGTGATAGTTTTCTTGGCTTGTGCGTGGAATGGAAGGAGGGTACCCTGTACATTATTAATGTTTATTCCCCTTGTAATTTTTCTGGCAAACGAAAACTGTGGAGTGACTTGGTGGAGTTTAAAATGAATAATGTTCAAGGTGATTGGTGTTTAGGAGGTGATTTTAACGCAGTAATGAAGGTGGGGGAAAGGAAGGGTAATAGCTCGCTATCTAGACAAACTAAGAGGTTCGAATTTTGTCAGTTTGTTGAAGCTATGGATTTGATAGATGTACCAGTCGCTGGTAAGAAGTTCAGTTGGTTTAGTGCAGACGGCAAGGCCATGAGTAGATTGGATCGGTTCTTGCTTTCAGACAAATTCATTGAAAAGGGAGAAGTATCCGGACAATGGATTGGTAACCGTGATATATCAGACCAATGTCCGATATGGTTGTTGTGTTCTAATCTCAATTGGGGTCCAAAACCATTTAAGCTGAATAATTGTTGGCTGGAACATGCCGAGTTCAAACCATTTGTTGCGAAAATTTGGGAGAAGCTGAATATCAAAGGGAAGAAAGCCTTCGTTATTAAGGAAAAATTGAAGCGGTTAAAGGAGGAGTTGAGAGGATGGAATAAGGAGGTGTTTGGCATGCTGGATTTGAATATTGAGAATACTGTGAAGGATTTGAATGAGGCTGAGGGGATCATTGACAGCAATGGGGTAAATTCGGTAACAACTAACAAAGCagctatcaacaaaaaaatttgggatCAACTTTATTTTAAGGAAAGCTTGATAAAACAGAAATCTAGATTGAAATGGGTTAGAGAAGGCGATTCCAATTCTCGCTTTTTTCACACAAGCCTTAAgagcagaagaagaagaaatcagtTGTCTTTTCTCAAAAGAGGCAATGAGTGGATTCAAGGGGTCGAAAATATCAAGATGGAAGTAAAGAATTACTTTGTTCAGAATTTTACGGAAGATTGGCATCATAGACCGTTTGTTCACGGCATTGATTTTAATGTGCTATCGGCGGATGATAATGATGTATTGTTACAGCCCTTTTCGGAAGAAGATGTTAGAGAGGTGATATGGAGTTGTGACGGCAACAAGAGTCCCGGACCGGACGGgttcaattttaatttcttaaaggAGTGTTGGGCTACGGTGAAAGTCGATGTAATGGAATTTTTGAACGAATTTTATCATAATGCAGTTTTGCCAAAAGCTATCACTGCGTCATTTTTAGCTCTCATTCCGAAGAAAGATCACCCTTAA
- the LOC123922623 gene encoding uncharacterized protein LOC123922623: MSNSPITSPTKNNDEPPLTPPIDPLSQQITIAYPLQTVFPEESTTKKVSSSKKGSRTRKSTSSPATTKVSNQKGKKSKSKSVSKSVHTMHELYIKNLEEPNVDASAGATVNEKTTSPFDLKSVPLGLSNPRSAENLGKKDLETAVSADDDIGAYSKAKFDSVLELIKKFSTEQDAAHHATASTVPVDFNSSLVADSPERNVGPDNTPNKTVPNSTDPNTPIIHPVSDNVIDNTPDADHLSNAAANDNPGDSHQVVIDVDNFNSGINVGERQPPASMSRRLRSSASKEKDVSGTPAKTPQKKATVVGPKKQWSKVIGPSESKKKSLKRKVVSSSDSDFEDDAAAPIAASSQKAAKKKKTVEDIPPVPIDNISFHRVENAERWKIVVNRRLALERNLHEDFLECQEVMDLINKAGLLKTVTGLGNCYEKLTREFLVNVTAECGNPLSSEYLKVFVRGRCVDFSPAIINQSLGRSTDPSPELEVSMKKICSILTGGGMKTWPRTGKLPAAKLTAKYALLNKIAASNWVPTTHSNSVATGLAKFIYAVGTGTCYDYGTHIFHATILHGSSTAVKMPIAFPTLICSIVLSQHPDICTNSDVPVSRPSALTMDFRLLEGKHVADIAAASAKTPAVGMTKQQMIANLKEVGKMLGEKKELVDGVIQALEFAQPQANEDGVGPSHDVSHDDDLAGGDTVEEEMASDESPSI; the protein is encoded by the coding sequence ATGTCAAACTCTCCAATCACTTCGCCGACCAAGAACAACGACGAACCACCACTAACACCCCCAATCGACCCACTCTCGCAACAAATCACCATTGCTTATCCCTTACAAACCGTGTTTCCAGAAGAATCGACAACGAAGAAGGTCTCGTCGAGTAAGAAGGGGAGTCGAACACGCAAATCAACTTCATCCCCTGCTACAACGAAGGTTTCGAATCAAAAGGGTAAGAAATCGAAATCTAAATCTGTTTCCAAATCTGTTCATACAATGCATGAACTATACATTAAGAACTTAGAAGAACCAAATGTTGATGCTAGTGCTGGAGCAACTGTAAATGAGAAAACAACCTCTCCGTTTGATTTAAAGTCTGTTCCCTTAGGATTATCAAACCCTAGGTCTGCTGAGAATTTGGGGAAAAAGGATTTAGAGACCGCTGTTAGTGCTGATGATGATATTGGGGCTTATTCTAAAGCCAAATTTGACTCTGTGTTGgaattaattaagaaattttCCACTGAGCAGGATGCTGCACATCATGCTACAGCATCTACAGTGCCTGTTGATTTTAATAGTTCTTTGGTGGCTGATTCTCCTGAGAGGAATGTTGGTCCTGACAACACTCCTAACAAGACTGTCCCTAATTCTACTGATCCTAATACTCCTATTATCCATCCTGTGTCTGATAATGTGATTGATAATACTCCTGATGCTGATCATTTGTCTAATGCTGCTGCTAATGATAATCCTGGTGATAGTCATCAAGTTGTAATTGATGTTGACAACTTCAATTCTGGTATCAATGTTGGTGAAAGACAACCTCCTGCCTCTATGTCTAGGAGGTTAAGAAGTAGTGCTAGCAAAGAAAAAGATGTTTCTGGTACCCCTGCCAAGACTCCACAAAAGAAGGCTACTGTTGTTGGTCCTAAGAAGCAGTGGAGTAAGGTTATTGGACCCTCTGAGTCCAAGAAGAAAAGCCTGAAGAGAAAGGTTGTCTCCTCAAGTGATTCAGACTTTGAGGATGATGCTGCAGCACCTATTGCAGCATCCTCACAGAAGGCTGCTAAGAAAAAGAAGACTGTGGAAGATATTCCTCCTGTTCCTATTGATAATATATCCTTCCATCGTGTAGAAAATGCAGAAAGGTGGAAAATTGTGGTTAACAGAAGATTAGCTTTGGAAAGAAACTTGCATGAAGACTTTCTTGAATGTCAAGAGGTTATGGACTTGATCAATAAGGCTGGGCTGCTGAAGACTGTGACTGGTCTTGGAAACTGTTATGAGAAATTGACCAGAGAATTCTTGGTCAATGTTACAGCTGAGTGTGGTAATCCTCTGAGCTCTGAGTACTTGAAAGTTTTTGTTAGAGGAAGGTGTGTGGACTTCTCTCCAGCCATCATCAATCAAAGTCTGGGAAGGAGTACTGATCCCTCACCTGAGTTAGAAGTATCTATGAAAAAGATCTGCAGCATTCTCACAGGTGGTGGTATGAAGACTTGGCCTAGGACTGGAAAGTTGCCTGCTGCAAAATTGACTGCCAAATATGCACTTCTCAACAAAATTGCAGCTTCTAACTGGGTCCCCACTACACATTCCAACAGTGTAGCTACAGGTCTGGcaaaatttatatatgctgtaggtaCTGGTACATGCTATGATTATGGCACTCATATTTTTCATGCTACAATTCTCCATGGCTCTTCTACTGCTGTAAAAATGCCTATAGCATTTCCCACTCTGATCTGTAGTATTGTTTTGTCTCAACATCCCGACATCTGCACTAACTCTGATGTGCCTGTCTCTAGACCTTCAGCTCTGACCATGGATTTTAGATTATTGGAAGGCAAACATGTTGCAGACATTGCTGCAGCATCTGCAAAGACACCAGCTGTAGGAATGACCAAGCAACAGATGATTGCTAATCTCAAGGAGGTAGGTAAAATGCTTGGTGAGAAGAAGGAGCTGGTAGATGGTGTAATCCAAGCCCTAGAGTTTGCTCAGCCACAGGCTAATGAGGATGGAGTTGGTCCTTCCCATGATGTTTCTCATGATGATGATCTTGCAGGTGGTGACACTGTAGAAGAGGAGATGGCCTCTGATGAAAGCCCCTCCATATGA
- the LOC123882011 gene encoding RNA-binding protein 28 isoform X2, producing MGKKNKAMRENSDGTIKQSPLTLFVSNLPYSFTKDQLEETFSEVGPIRRCFMVAQKGSDQHRGFGYVHFAVEKDANTAVELKNGSLVGGRKISVKHAIPRPPREKKSKPDQEGKIDDLTESKNDDKDNGLSAVEKSVSVPKEESVPKEEEVKVLNKPKNSRKPVEIKKAALCNDAADEGGGSEKQKVARTVIFGGLINSAMAEDVHRQARDIGTVCSIKYPLSRNDLQQHGLLQDGCTSDASAVLYTSVKSARGSVAKLHKKEIGGGTVWARQLGGEGAKTQKWKLIVRNLPFKAKENEIRDAFSSAGSVWEVFIPQKSDTGLSKGFAFVKFTCKQDAENAIKKLNGSKFGSRLIAVDWAVPKKIFSSDTNDAPASEEGQQKVTDEDDSTTTEDDVEHSDEQSDHGDDSDVDGVVEEDVPSEDDFDKEADIARKVLNNLIASSSAKDVSANNDSTCSEENKEPKSNETVKGADSKASKESDKVFAISKPGTSSKLSNPKETEDDLQRTVFISNIPFECDTEEVKQRFSAFGVVEYFAPVLHQLTKRPRGTGFLKFKTVEAADNAISTANAASGMGILVKGRPLKVFKALDKKSAHEKELEKEKNEVHDHRNLYLAKEGLILAGTPAAEGVSASDMAKRKDLERKKKTKLQSPNFHVSKTRLVIYNLPKSMTEKQLKKLCIDAVISRATKQKPVIRQIKILKDGRKGKATQEKQFSRGVAFLEFSEHQHALVALRVLNNNPETFGPEHRPIVEFALDNVQTLKLRNAKLQYQQQAPRDDNRNENDKPDNAGVYTHGADRKRKSQEHDKPTKDLGLNSNNEQGSKVANGKPPHGDKSKRQKGNHKSTNTDVLSSKESPKASVSKLKNNQDGQNHGAKLHEGKNTAIDSNSRKISGKKDDAVYGKRKMQNQEQAGEKVSRKRAKKNKDSIGKDTVDKLDMLIEQYKSKFSQKGSQGNDGEKKPQQLRKWYQS from the exons ATGGGAAAGAAAAACAAAGCGATGAGAGAAAATAGCGACGGCACTATAAAACAAAGCCCCTTAACTCTTTTCGTTTCAAATTTACCCTATTCTTTTACAAAAGATCag CTTGAAGAAACTTTCAGTGAAGTTGGACCTATTAGACGTTGTTTCATGGTTGCACAAAAGG GGTCTGACCAACATCGCGGTTTCGGTTATGTTCACTT TGCTGTTGAGAAAGACGCTAACACTGCTGTTGAGCTGAAGAATGGTTCATTAGTTGGTGGCCGAAAAATTTCAGTGAAGCACGCGATTCCTCGTCCACCCcgtgaaaaaaaatcaaaaccagATCAAG AGGGCAAGATAGATGATCTCACAGAGTCAAAAAATGATGATAAAGACAATGGATTATCTGCAGTAGAGAAGTCTGTTTCAGTTCCAAAGGAAGAATCAGTTCCAAAGGAAGAAG aAGTGAAAGTTTTGAATAAACCGAAAAATTCAAGGAAGCCCGTGGAAATAAAAAAAGCAGCTCTTTGTAATGACGCAGCAGATGAGGGGGGTGGCTCAGAAAAGCAGAA GGTTGCTAGGACTGTTATATTTGGTGGTCTCATTAATTCTGCTATGGCTGAAGATGTTCACCGCCAAGCCAGAGATATTGGAACTGTGTGTTCTATCAAGTATCCCCTTTCAAGGAATGATCTTCAGCAACATG GTCTGCTGCAAGATGGGTGTACTTCAGATGCTTCAGCTGTACTATATACAAGTGTAAAATCAGCTCGTGGTTCCGTTgcaaaattgcataaaaaagaGATAGGAGGTGGAACTGTTTGGGCACGACAGCTTGGCGGTGAG GGCGCCAAGACTCAGAAATGGAAGCTTATTGTCAGAAACCTTCCTTTCAAG GccaaagaaaatgaaataagaGATGCATTTTCATCTGCGGGGTCTGTATGGGAGGTATTCATTCCACAGAAGTCCGACACAGG TCTTTCAAAGGGTTTTGCATTTGTAAAATTCACCTGCAAGCAAGATGCTGAAAAT GCCATTAAAAAACTCAATGGATCAAAGTTTGGGAGTCGTCTCATAGCTGTTGACTGGGCTGttccaaaaaagatatttagtAGTGATACCAATGATGCTCCTGCTTCAGAGGAAG GACAACAAAAGGTGACAGATGAAGATGATAGTACTACTACTGAGGATGATGTTGAGCATAGTGACGAACAATCTGATCATGGAGATGATAGTGATGTTGATGGTGTTGTGGAGGAAGATGTTCCTTCTGAAGATGATTTTGACAAGGAAGCAGACATTGCAAGAAAGGTTCTTAACAACTTGATTGCGTCCTCCTCTGCCAAAGACGTGTCTGCAAATAACGATTCTACATGTTCTGAAGAAAATAAGGAGCCAAAATCTAACGAAACTGTTAAGGGCGCAGATAGTAAAGCATCTAAAGAGTCTGACAAGGTTTTTGCTATTTCTAAGCCCGGGACTTCCAGCAAGTTATCTAATCCTAAGGAAACAGAAGATGATTTGCAAAGAACAGTTTTTATAAGCAATATTCCCTTTGAATGCGATACTGAAGAAGTGAAGCAACGGTTTTCTGCATTTGGAGTAGTAGAATATTTTGCTCCTGTTCTCCACCAATTGACCAA GCGTCCACGAGGGACTGGTTTTCTTAAGTTTAAAACTGTGGAAGCAGCTGATAATGCAATTTCAACTGCCAATGCTGCTTCTGGGATGGGTATTTTAGTGAAGGGTAGACCATTAAAAGTTTTTAAGGCTCTGGACAAGAAATCAGCTCATGAGAAAGAActggagaaagaaaaaaatgaggtTCATGACCACCGCAATCTTTACTTGGCAAAG GAGGGACTTATTCTTGCCGGGACTCCAGCTGCTGAAGGGGTTTCAGCCAGTGATATGGCAAAACGTAAAGA TTTGGAAAGGAAAAAGAAGACGAAGCTTCAATCTCCAAATTTCCATGTTTCAAAAACTAGACTTGTTATCTACAACTTACCGAAGTCCATGACTGAAAAACAACTAAAGAAGCTTTGCATTGATGCAGTCATCTCTAGAGCTACCAAGCAAAAACCTGTAATTCGACAG ataaagattttaaaagatggAAGGAAAGGAAAGGCTACTCAAGAAAAACAGTTTTCCCGTGGAGTTGCCTTTCTTGAATTTTCAGAGCATCAACATGCCCTTGTTGCTTTGAGAGTTCTTAACAATAATCCTG AAACTTTTGGTCCTGAACATCGGCCGATTGTGGAGTTTGCGCTTGATAATGTTCAAACGTTGAAACTACGTAATGCAAAGCTACAATATCAGCAGCAGGCTCCTCGTGATGACAACAGAAACGAAAATGATAAACCCGACAATGCAGGAGTTTACACACATGGAGCCGACAGAAAACGAAAATCTCAAGAGCATGACAAACCAACAAAAGACTTGGGATTGAATTCAAATAATGAACAAGGCAGTAAAGTGGCAAATGGAAAACCTCCTCATGGAGACAAATCCAAAAGACAGAAAGGCAACCATAAGAGTACAAACACCGATGTGTTATCATCGAAAGAAAGTCCAAAAGCTTCAGTGAGTAAGTTAAAGAATAACCAAGATGGCCAGAATCACGGTGCTAAATTACACGAAGGTAAAAATACTGCCATTGACAGTAATAGTAGGAAAATATCAGGAAAGAAAGATGACGCGGTATATGGAAAGAGGAAGATGCAAAACCAAGAACAAGCAGGGGAAAAGGTTTCTAGGAAAAGGGCAAAGAAGAATAAAGATTCAATAGGGAAGGACACAGTAGATAAGCTTGACATGCTTATAGAACAATATAAATCCAAGTTCTCACAAAAGGGTTCCCAAGGAAATGATGGTGAGAAAAAACCTCAACAGCTTAGAAAATGGTACCAATCATAA
- the LOC123882011 gene encoding RNA-binding protein 28 isoform X1 yields the protein MGKKNKAMRENSDGTIKQSPLTLFVSNLPYSFTKDQLEETFSEVGPIRRCFMVAQKGSDQHRGFGYVHFAVEKDANTAVELKNGSLVGGRKISVKHAIPRPPREKKSKPDQEGKIDDLTESKNDDKDNGLSAVEKSVSVPKEESVPKEEGYDFVNVHLISFTSCSFIYLLLFLNIIFSFLLEVKVLNKPKNSRKPVEIKKAALCNDAADEGGGSEKQKVARTVIFGGLINSAMAEDVHRQARDIGTVCSIKYPLSRNDLQQHGLLQDGCTSDASAVLYTSVKSARGSVAKLHKKEIGGGTVWARQLGGEGAKTQKWKLIVRNLPFKAKENEIRDAFSSAGSVWEVFIPQKSDTGLSKGFAFVKFTCKQDAENAIKKLNGSKFGSRLIAVDWAVPKKIFSSDTNDAPASEEGQQKVTDEDDSTTTEDDVEHSDEQSDHGDDSDVDGVVEEDVPSEDDFDKEADIARKVLNNLIASSSAKDVSANNDSTCSEENKEPKSNETVKGADSKASKESDKVFAISKPGTSSKLSNPKETEDDLQRTVFISNIPFECDTEEVKQRFSAFGVVEYFAPVLHQLTKRPRGTGFLKFKTVEAADNAISTANAASGMGILVKGRPLKVFKALDKKSAHEKELEKEKNEVHDHRNLYLAKEGLILAGTPAAEGVSASDMAKRKDLERKKKTKLQSPNFHVSKTRLVIYNLPKSMTEKQLKKLCIDAVISRATKQKPVIRQIKILKDGRKGKATQEKQFSRGVAFLEFSEHQHALVALRVLNNNPETFGPEHRPIVEFALDNVQTLKLRNAKLQYQQQAPRDDNRNENDKPDNAGVYTHGADRKRKSQEHDKPTKDLGLNSNNEQGSKVANGKPPHGDKSKRQKGNHKSTNTDVLSSKESPKASVSKLKNNQDGQNHGAKLHEGKNTAIDSNSRKISGKKDDAVYGKRKMQNQEQAGEKVSRKRAKKNKDSIGKDTVDKLDMLIEQYKSKFSQKGSQGNDGEKKPQQLRKWYQS from the exons ATGGGAAAGAAAAACAAAGCGATGAGAGAAAATAGCGACGGCACTATAAAACAAAGCCCCTTAACTCTTTTCGTTTCAAATTTACCCTATTCTTTTACAAAAGATCag CTTGAAGAAACTTTCAGTGAAGTTGGACCTATTAGACGTTGTTTCATGGTTGCACAAAAGG GGTCTGACCAACATCGCGGTTTCGGTTATGTTCACTT TGCTGTTGAGAAAGACGCTAACACTGCTGTTGAGCTGAAGAATGGTTCATTAGTTGGTGGCCGAAAAATTTCAGTGAAGCACGCGATTCCTCGTCCACCCcgtgaaaaaaaatcaaaaccagATCAAG AGGGCAAGATAGATGATCTCACAGAGTCAAAAAATGATGATAAAGACAATGGATTATCTGCAGTAGAGAAGTCTGTTTCAGTTCCAAAGGAAGAATCAGTTCCAAAGGAAGAAGGTTATGATTTTGTTAATGTGCATTTGATTAGCTTTACAAGCTgctcatttatatatttattgctTTTTCttaatatcatattttcatttcttttagaAGTGAAAGTTTTGAATAAACCGAAAAATTCAAGGAAGCCCGTGGAAATAAAAAAAGCAGCTCTTTGTAATGACGCAGCAGATGAGGGGGGTGGCTCAGAAAAGCAGAA GGTTGCTAGGACTGTTATATTTGGTGGTCTCATTAATTCTGCTATGGCTGAAGATGTTCACCGCCAAGCCAGAGATATTGGAACTGTGTGTTCTATCAAGTATCCCCTTTCAAGGAATGATCTTCAGCAACATG GTCTGCTGCAAGATGGGTGTACTTCAGATGCTTCAGCTGTACTATATACAAGTGTAAAATCAGCTCGTGGTTCCGTTgcaaaattgcataaaaaagaGATAGGAGGTGGAACTGTTTGGGCACGACAGCTTGGCGGTGAG GGCGCCAAGACTCAGAAATGGAAGCTTATTGTCAGAAACCTTCCTTTCAAG GccaaagaaaatgaaataagaGATGCATTTTCATCTGCGGGGTCTGTATGGGAGGTATTCATTCCACAGAAGTCCGACACAGG TCTTTCAAAGGGTTTTGCATTTGTAAAATTCACCTGCAAGCAAGATGCTGAAAAT GCCATTAAAAAACTCAATGGATCAAAGTTTGGGAGTCGTCTCATAGCTGTTGACTGGGCTGttccaaaaaagatatttagtAGTGATACCAATGATGCTCCTGCTTCAGAGGAAG GACAACAAAAGGTGACAGATGAAGATGATAGTACTACTACTGAGGATGATGTTGAGCATAGTGACGAACAATCTGATCATGGAGATGATAGTGATGTTGATGGTGTTGTGGAGGAAGATGTTCCTTCTGAAGATGATTTTGACAAGGAAGCAGACATTGCAAGAAAGGTTCTTAACAACTTGATTGCGTCCTCCTCTGCCAAAGACGTGTCTGCAAATAACGATTCTACATGTTCTGAAGAAAATAAGGAGCCAAAATCTAACGAAACTGTTAAGGGCGCAGATAGTAAAGCATCTAAAGAGTCTGACAAGGTTTTTGCTATTTCTAAGCCCGGGACTTCCAGCAAGTTATCTAATCCTAAGGAAACAGAAGATGATTTGCAAAGAACAGTTTTTATAAGCAATATTCCCTTTGAATGCGATACTGAAGAAGTGAAGCAACGGTTTTCTGCATTTGGAGTAGTAGAATATTTTGCTCCTGTTCTCCACCAATTGACCAA GCGTCCACGAGGGACTGGTTTTCTTAAGTTTAAAACTGTGGAAGCAGCTGATAATGCAATTTCAACTGCCAATGCTGCTTCTGGGATGGGTATTTTAGTGAAGGGTAGACCATTAAAAGTTTTTAAGGCTCTGGACAAGAAATCAGCTCATGAGAAAGAActggagaaagaaaaaaatgaggtTCATGACCACCGCAATCTTTACTTGGCAAAG GAGGGACTTATTCTTGCCGGGACTCCAGCTGCTGAAGGGGTTTCAGCCAGTGATATGGCAAAACGTAAAGA TTTGGAAAGGAAAAAGAAGACGAAGCTTCAATCTCCAAATTTCCATGTTTCAAAAACTAGACTTGTTATCTACAACTTACCGAAGTCCATGACTGAAAAACAACTAAAGAAGCTTTGCATTGATGCAGTCATCTCTAGAGCTACCAAGCAAAAACCTGTAATTCGACAG ataaagattttaaaagatggAAGGAAAGGAAAGGCTACTCAAGAAAAACAGTTTTCCCGTGGAGTTGCCTTTCTTGAATTTTCAGAGCATCAACATGCCCTTGTTGCTTTGAGAGTTCTTAACAATAATCCTG AAACTTTTGGTCCTGAACATCGGCCGATTGTGGAGTTTGCGCTTGATAATGTTCAAACGTTGAAACTACGTAATGCAAAGCTACAATATCAGCAGCAGGCTCCTCGTGATGACAACAGAAACGAAAATGATAAACCCGACAATGCAGGAGTTTACACACATGGAGCCGACAGAAAACGAAAATCTCAAGAGCATGACAAACCAACAAAAGACTTGGGATTGAATTCAAATAATGAACAAGGCAGTAAAGTGGCAAATGGAAAACCTCCTCATGGAGACAAATCCAAAAGACAGAAAGGCAACCATAAGAGTACAAACACCGATGTGTTATCATCGAAAGAAAGTCCAAAAGCTTCAGTGAGTAAGTTAAAGAATAACCAAGATGGCCAGAATCACGGTGCTAAATTACACGAAGGTAAAAATACTGCCATTGACAGTAATAGTAGGAAAATATCAGGAAAGAAAGATGACGCGGTATATGGAAAGAGGAAGATGCAAAACCAAGAACAAGCAGGGGAAAAGGTTTCTAGGAAAAGGGCAAAGAAGAATAAAGATTCAATAGGGAAGGACACAGTAGATAAGCTTGACATGCTTATAGAACAATATAAATCCAAGTTCTCACAAAAGGGTTCCCAAGGAAATGATGGTGAGAAAAAACCTCAACAGCTTAGAAAATGGTACCAATCATAA